The Syntrophorhabdaceae bacterium genome segment ATAGGGTTGGGACGAGGTAAGCGTTGCGCTCAAGCAGCATGGCGACCGTCTCTTCGTCGATCATATTGCCGTGTTCTATTGATTCAATGCCGGCCTTGAGCGCATTTCTCAAACCCACGATCCCCTGGACGTGTGAACTGACTTTGCGCCCGGCCTTGTGGGCTTCCTCCGTTCCGGCCTTGAGCTCTTCAAAGGTATACTGGGGCGCACCCGACTCCACACCCTGGGTCATGACGCCGCCCGTTGCCATTATCTTTATCACGTCGGCGCCCGCTTTTAACTGCTCACGCACCGCCTTTTTCACTTCAGCCTCGCCGTCTGCTTCGCGGCCCATGGTCCAGCCATGACCGCCGGTCATACATATACATTTGCCACTTGAGAGGATACGGGGGCCCGTAACGATACCGCTCGCCACAGCGTTTCTCAAGTGGATGCCGATATCGCTCGTTGATCCCAGATCGCGGACTGTAGTAATGCCCGCAAGCAGTGTCCTGTAAGCGTTCTTTTGCGATTTGTAGGCTATCATGAAGTCGCTGTCACGACCAAAGGAGGCCATGGGGTCTGCGTCCGCGTTCAGAGAGAGGTGCACATGGGAGTCGATAATACCGGGAAGCAGGGTTAATCCTGTAAGGTCTATTGCCTCCCGGGCGTGAGGCCTGTTCCCGCTGCTATCGCCCACCGCATGTATCCGGTTCCCTTCAACCGCCACGAATCCCCGCTCGATCACGCCACCCTTTCCGTCAATGATCCTGCAATTTTCGAACAGTATGTCCACGCCTGCCTCCTTGTTACTCATATTCGGTGGGTGCCACCCTGTCAATGCCGGCGATGTACTGCTTGAGCTTGTCGAAATGTTTTGCCATGAGGTTGTAGGCCCTGGCACGGTCACGCCGCTCAAAGGCCTCATAAACCTGCCTGCAGTGCTCAAGGTCGTAGCGGCCTATTTCCGGGTCAAGGAGCGGAACCTGGTTGAGGACCTTTTCAAACACATCAGTCATGGCCCTCATCAAGTGGCTGAAAAGGGGGTTGTGACAGGCATCGGCCACGAGCGCGTGAAATTCGAGCGCCTTGGCCCTACACGATCTTCGGTCTTCAGCGGTGCGCGCCTCATCTAATCCGGCCTTAATGGCATCAATGATCTTCTTCAAGCCATCCATCTCTGAGTCGGTAATCCTCTCAGCGGCGAGCATGGCAAGGGTGGGCTCGAGGGTGAACCGGAATTCCACAAGATGTTCCGGCGAAACATTGCCCATGCAGTAGTAGTTCATGATGATCTCGCTCATCTTTCCAGAGGTCGGCTCCGCTACAAAGGTCCCGCCGTAGACGCCACGACGCCTTTCGATGAGCCCCTGTGCTTCGAGGTGCCCTAACGCTTCGCGTACGGTCACCTTGCTTACGCTCAATTGGCGAGATATCTCATCTTCCGAGGGAATTTTGTCGCCGGCATTGCGTTTCAACACCAACTCCTTGAGTATC includes the following:
- a CDS encoding amidohydrolase family protein, with the protein product MDILFENCRIIDGKGGVIERGFVAVEGNRIHAVGDSSGNRPHAREAIDLTGLTLLPGIIDSHVHLSLNADADPMASFGRDSDFMIAYKSQKNAYRTLLAGITTVRDLGSTSDIGIHLRNAVASGIVTGPRILSSGKCICMTGGHGWTMGREADGEAEVKKAVREQLKAGADVIKIMATGGVMTQGVESGAPQYTFEELKAGTEEAHKAGRKVSSHVQGIVGLRNALKAGIESIEHGNMIDEETVAMLLERNAYLVPTLSAPHNILKNGEGSGIPAYVMEKTRRVAGAHVESAKLAYTRGVTIVMGTDAGTPFNLHGANMKELELLCRIGLTPMESIISATSTAARLLGLDKELGVVEDGKLADLIVIEGNPLDDITILQEQERVLAIMKDGTFYKKLIASAKR
- a CDS encoding FCD domain-containing protein: MVRATKGDILGLEEISFKKVRISDQVEGILKELVLKRNAGDKIPSEDEISRQLSVSKVTVREALGHLEAQGLIERRRGVYGGTFVAEPTSGKMSEIIMNYYCMGNVSPEHLVEFRFTLEPTLAMLAAERITDSEMDGLKKIIDAIKAGLDEARTAEDRRSCRAKALEFHALVADACHNPLFSHLMRAMTDVFEKVLNQVPLLDPEIGRYDLEHCRQVYEAFERRDRARAYNLMAKHFDKLKQYIAGIDRVAPTEYE